The proteins below come from a single Limimonas halophila genomic window:
- a CDS encoding GlxA family transcriptional regulator, whose protein sequence is MLHERNLEQPQRIGFLLVPNFSMMCLLSAVEPLRVANRFAGGDAYRWQFISATGGPIQASNGMAIMTEAGIDDVADVPVVAVVASEDPLRNADPRIYPWLRKLHRQGRDLGAFDTAPYLLAEAGLLSGRHVTLHWEVLDAFREAYPDVDARDALFDVDGSIFTCSGGTAALDLMLDLISQHHSHELAVSVSEQFMHHEVRQADVTQRMPADRRAGTHNRTLVRAVAVMEQNIEAPVSLAEVAAACELTKRQLDRLFATHMGKPPLRHYLDIRLERARHLLSQTDMPVSEIGFACGFGSSAYFSRAYRRRYGRPPRAERSQAA, encoded by the coding sequence GTGCTGCACGAACGCAACCTGGAACAGCCCCAACGCATCGGCTTCCTGTTGGTGCCGAACTTTTCGATGATGTGCCTGCTCTCGGCCGTGGAGCCCTTGCGCGTGGCCAACCGCTTCGCCGGCGGGGATGCGTACCGCTGGCAGTTCATCTCCGCCACCGGCGGACCGATTCAGGCCAGCAACGGCATGGCGATCATGACGGAGGCCGGCATCGACGACGTGGCGGACGTGCCCGTCGTCGCCGTGGTCGCCAGCGAGGATCCGCTGCGTAACGCCGATCCGCGCATCTATCCCTGGCTGCGCAAGCTGCACCGCCAGGGCCGCGACCTGGGCGCCTTCGACACCGCCCCCTACCTGCTGGCGGAGGCGGGGCTGCTGTCGGGTCGCCACGTGACGCTGCACTGGGAGGTGCTGGACGCCTTCCGCGAGGCCTACCCCGACGTGGACGCCCGCGACGCGCTGTTCGACGTCGACGGCTCCATCTTCACCTGCTCGGGCGGCACGGCCGCGCTGGACCTGATGCTGGACCTGATCAGCCAGCACCACTCCCACGAGTTGGCGGTGAGCGTGTCGGAGCAGTTCATGCACCACGAGGTCCGGCAGGCGGACGTCACCCAGCGCATGCCCGCCGACCGCCGCGCGGGGACGCACAATCGCACGCTGGTGCGCGCGGTTGCAGTGATGGAGCAGAACATCGAAGCGCCCGTGAGCCTGGCGGAGGTGGCGGCGGCCTGCGAGCTAACCAAGCGTCAGCTGGACCGGCTGTTCGCCACGCACATGGGCAAGCCGCCCCTGCGCCACTATCTGGACATCCGGCTGGAGCGGGCGCGCCATCTGCTCAGCCAGACGGACATGCCGGTCTCCGAGATCGGCTTCGCCTGCGGCTTCGGCTCCTCGGCATATTTTTCCCGAGCCTACCGCCGGCGCTACGGCCGCCCGCCGCGGGCCGAGCGGTCGCAGGCCGCGTGA
- a CDS encoding 3-keto-5-aminohexanoate cleavage protein, translating into MRKDVILTCAVTGAGATTGRSDKVPVSPAAIADACIEAARAGASVVHAHVRDQETHEQSRDPQMFHEVVDRVRSADVDAVINLSSGMGSDLVVDDANPATPGEGSDLVDAHTRLAHVERCLPELCTLDCGTMNFGDGRDVVVQTPNILRAMAKRVRELGVKPEMECFDTGHVWFANQLVNEGLIADPPLYQLCMGIPWGAPGDPQSMMNMARLVPEGAHWAGFGIGRNEMPMVAQAALLGGHVRVGLEDNIFLSKGVLATNGQLVEKARTIVENMGANIASPQQTREMLNLRQP; encoded by the coding sequence ATGCGCAAGGACGTCATCCTCACCTGCGCCGTCACGGGCGCGGGTGCCACCACCGGCCGCAGCGACAAGGTTCCGGTCTCGCCGGCCGCCATCGCCGACGCCTGCATCGAGGCCGCCCGCGCCGGCGCCTCGGTCGTCCACGCCCACGTCCGCGATCAGGAGACGCACGAGCAGAGCCGCGACCCGCAGATGTTCCATGAGGTCGTGGACCGCGTGCGCAGCGCCGACGTCGACGCGGTCATCAACCTCAGCTCCGGCATGGGCAGCGACCTCGTCGTCGACGACGCCAACCCGGCCACGCCGGGCGAGGGCAGCGATCTGGTCGACGCGCACACGCGGCTGGCGCACGTCGAGCGCTGCCTGCCCGAGCTGTGCACGCTCGACTGCGGCACGATGAACTTCGGCGACGGCCGCGACGTCGTGGTGCAGACGCCCAACATTCTGCGCGCCATGGCGAAGCGCGTGCGCGAGCTGGGCGTCAAGCCGGAGATGGAGTGCTTCGACACCGGCCACGTCTGGTTCGCCAACCAGCTCGTGAACGAGGGCCTGATCGCCGACCCGCCGCTCTACCAGCTCTGCATGGGCATTCCGTGGGGCGCGCCCGGCGATCCGCAGAGCATGATGAACATGGCGCGCCTGGTTCCCGAGGGGGCGCACTGGGCCGGCTTCGGCATCGGCCGCAACGAAATGCCCATGGTGGCGCAGGCCGCGCTGCTGGGCGGCCACGTCCGCGTGGGGCTGGAGGACAACATCTTCCTGTCCAAGGGCGTGCTCGCCACCAACGGCCAGCTCGTCGAGAAGGCGCGCACCATCGTCGAGAACATGGGCGCCAACATCGCCTCGCCGCAGCAGACGCGCGAGATGCTCAACCTGCGCCAGCCGTAA